The nucleotide sequence AATTTTTTATAAAATTTTCGTCCCTCTTCCCTTGCCCTTTGAATATCTTTTCCACTTCTGCAGGATTTCACCTCTTCTATGAGGGAATCCAAATATTCTTCCACCGCCTGTTCCATCTTATCATTGGGATTATTTTTACAGAATATTCGAATATATAGATACCCCACTAAAATTCCTATTAAAACCCCGGCTAAACTTTTTAAGTAATCATTTGGTTCCTTATTAAAAAATGAATAGATATAGATATACATAGCTGGAACATGAGCTAAAAATCCCCCCAGGTACTCCTCCAATGAGAAAAAAGCCGTAACCCCTACAAATATAAAAGTACAGACTACCAGAGCTGTGGTATTTTCCTTAGCAATATATGGTATGAATACAGCCAGACTAAAAATTATCCATAGATTTATAGTTCTGATGGTTATCCTTTTTTTATTCAAACCCTTTAAATTAAAAAAATATCCTCCCACTGCTGATATAGCACTTAAAAATGAAGGTATTCCTCCTAAAAGGTAAGAGGATATCCCATAGGCCGTAACTCCTATAAGTAATATTTTAAATGCCTCCCACAGCATTAATTTTTCATATAATTTTTTAAAAATTTTAATTCCTCCTTTAGCTTTGTATAAAATCTATTTATTATTATAAATCTTTATCCCTTCTGTGTCCATAAAACTTGAAAAAAATAAAAAATACTCCCAAACTCATTTGAGAGTATTCCTTATTTCATTGGATCAAAATATAAATTAATTTTTATGATAAACATTTATATTTTGGAATCTACACTTTACGTTTTCTAAATTTGAATATTCATGATCTACATTTGCTCTAAATTTTAAGGCTTCCCCTGTTTTTAAAGTTATAGATTCTTTCCCTATCTTCACCCTCAAAACTCCTTCGAAAACAAATACATACTCCTCTACTTCATTTGGATGCTTAGGAGAAAAGTGAACACACCCCGGCTCTAAATCTACATATAATATTTCAAAGTTATCGTTATAGGAAAACATGGTGTAAATCTTCATATTTTCATCGCATTCCATTATCGGTTCTATGTCTAAAGGAGAAACAAATTGGTAACTTAATTCCGGCTCCTTCATGAATTCTGAGAAAGGGACTTTCAGGCCTGAAGCAATCTTCCAAAGGGTTGTTACTGTAGGATTGGATATTCCCCTTTCAATCTGCCCCAGCATAGGCTTACTAACTCCTGTAGCAGCAGCAGCTTCATCTAAACTTAAATTTTGACTTTTTCTTATGGACTTTAAATTTTGTCCGATTAATATATTTAATTCTTTCATATTAATTTACTCCTTAAATTTTTATATAATAAGTATAGCACAAAATATTTTTGTATGCTATACTAGCTTGAAAAGATGTTATACAATACAAAAATATGTTTTAATTAATGCGGAGGAGAAGTCATGAAAAAAGAGATGTTAAAATATTTGAAATTATTTTTAGGTTTATTTATCTGTTCCCTAGGAATAATAGTTATTATTAAATCCAACCTGGGGTTTTCTCCATGGGATGTATTACACCAGGGGATATCCAAAATCAGTGATCTTACAATAGGTCAGGCCAGTATTTTTGTGGGATTCATAGTTATAACCCTAGATTTTTTTCTGGGAGAGCGGATAGGAAGCGGAAGCATATTGAATATTATTTTTCTGGGAACTTTTATGGATTTGATCCTCTATCTAGATATTGTACCCCTAAGTAATAATATGTTCACAGGAATCTTTATGATGTTTTTAGGAATGTTTATACTCAGTATAGGATGCTACCTTTATATTTCTCCCGGTCTTGGATGCGGTCCTAGAGATGCACTTATGGTTGCCCTCACTAAAAAAACAAAGTTTTCAGTAGGAACTGTGAGAAATATCATCGAAATCAGTGTCTTGATTGCGGGATATCTTATGGGAGGATATGCAGGAGTCGGAACGGTTATCACTGCCCTCTTCACAGGAAGTTTTATCCAGGGGGTTTTTAGACTTTTCAAATTTGATGTGAAATCAGTAGTTCATAGGGATATAAGAAGTGAAGCTATTTTACTGAAAAGATATGTAGTTAATAGGTAAATAAAAAAATACTCTCAAATTTAGATGAGAGTATTTTTTTATTCTATATTTTCATTGTAAGGTATATCAAATTATCTTTATAAGTTTTACTTATTTCATTATTATTCCCACTATAAGTAAACCAATAATAAATAATAATAATCTATAATTATTGTCGTCTATACCGTTTTCATTTTCTAAATCGAATATTTTTTCCTGTGAATTTTTATTTTCTTTTATTAAATCCTCATTTTCTTTTCTGAGTTCCTTAATTTCTTTCATTACTGTTTTTAATTCTTTTTCAAGAATTTCATTTTTTAATTTTGTCATCTATATTCTCCTTGATTATTTATTCTTTTTTTTCTATCTATTCTAAAAAATGAAAGATCATTCTATAATTTTTTAACCGTAAACCTTTTATATCCACTGAATAATTTAAAAAATTTAGTCTATCCTTCCTTTTTTCATTTCATTTGACGAAAGTAAATAAAAAAAAGTTTAAAAACATTAAAAAAAATTAATTTAATATTTTTAAACTTTTTTTTGTGAAAAAAACAGTAAAACAGCATTTAGTAAAATATTGTCCTGTTTATAATTTGGATCTTTTAATTGGTTCTAGTATTTATAATAAAAAAATAAGAAATCTTAGTTTGTTATTAATAAATTCTAATAATTTTAAGTTCGCTTAACAAACATTTAGTTTTTAAAAAACTCATTTTCGAAAACTTGCATTTTTTTTGCTTATAATATACTATAAATAACTATCCAATGTAAAAGTAGTGTAAAAACTATGTAAAAATAGTGTAAAAAATAAAATTTAGGGAGAGTAAAAATTATGAAGAAATTTAGTGTGTTATTAGTAGTATTATCGATGGTGATCTTTACAGGGTGTAGTAATGTGGTAGCAACCAGGACAACTTTTGATATTGAATCTACAAAGTTAAGTGAAGACCAGGTGTTAACTATCGTTGAAAAAATCTTAGCTGAAGAAGGAATGATGGTTTCCAACAGGGAACAACAAGAAACATTCAAAATGGTAAAGGCATCACATATAGTAGATACTGAAAGAAAATCCAGTACCAGTGAGCAGGTAGTGGGGATGGCCCTTAAGTATTTAGTGGGAACTGATGAGTTTAAATTAAATTTTGTTTTAGATGATGGAAAGATGTATCTCTACGGAACTTTGAAGAATGTAAAGGATCAGATCGTAACAAAGAAAACTACATATATAGACATGACTCAGGACTTTGGTAATAGTTCCCTTGCTAAAATGAATAAAATAGCTGCAAGGATCAAAGAAGAAAGCGGGATTGGAGGAAAGGTATGGAATACCACCGGTAAAAGATTAGGTTCAGAATATGGTGTAAACTAAACCGAATAGAATAGGGGATATACCTTGTTCCCTATTAGTTTTCTAAGGATGGAGGAAGTATGAAAAAATATTTTAAAACGCTTATATGTATATTTTTCTTAGGATCTTTAGTATCGATAGGTGCAGATATGGCTAAACCAACCCATGGAGCTGAATTTATAAGATATGAAAATGGTTCTATCGGTCACATTATAAAAGAAATAACAGGTGATAATGGGTATCTGATCGGCAAAGGAGAGATTGGAGATCTTCAGGATTTTGAACACCTCAGTGAATTAGAAGTTTTAGATACTATTTATTTTGAAGTTTATTATTCAGAGGGGAAAAAAAGGTTTATCTATGTACGTGAGTTTAATGATATATATACATATATCATCTTAAACTCCAGAGACAAAGAGTCTTTAAATGCTCTGGCTATAGAGACTATTGATTTAGTAAATAATTTTGAGTTAGAATTTTTATAAAATAATAGAGATAATCTGTTATAAATAAAAAATAAAATAAATTTTTAGGGAGAGTAAAAATTATGAAAAAGAAAGTATTATTATTAGGAACACTGGCAATCTTATCAACAGGATCTTACGGGATAGACATGGAATCATATGGGATGTTTCGTAAAACTAACCTTGAGAATTTCAAGAAGACGGAAAATATGATAGATTCGGTAGAGAGACTAGGAGCTACTGTGGTGAGGGATAAAGTAAGTGAATCGGATGCAATAAAAGGATTCGGTAAAGCACAAGAAGCTGATCAAAAAGCCCAATCTGAAGCTTTTGATAAGGTAGTAGATGGAGTACTTGGAAATAAAGATGCCATAGAATCAAATGAAGCTACTCTCAAATCAATGAAATCAGACCTTTTCACTAGAAATGAAGAAGGAGACCTTGTGCCACAGTCTGGTGTTAATAGAGAAGATATAGCAACTTTGGGGAAAAATATGGACGGAGTAAATGAAAAGATTGACGGAGTTGATTTGAAAACAGAATTAAACTCTCATGCAATAGATGGTATGGCTGTAGGATTAGATATAGAGAGTGGTAGAATAGACAATGTAGAAACTACTTTAGGAAAGCACGCAGAAGAATTAGCTAGATTGGATGATGTGGATCAACAGCTCGCTGATAAAGATAAAAAACTTGAAGCGGTGGATGCTGATCTTAAAGAAAAAGACGAAAAACTTGAAATAGTAGATGCGACAATGCAAAGTAACATGAGAGATATCGCCAAGCATAACGGAGCTATTTATGAAGAAGGCGTAACATATAGAGATGGAGCACCAGTTGTAAAGGCTGATGCTAACAGAGGTAGAATAGAAACTCTTGAACTTGCTAGGGCAACTACAGAAGAACAGACAACTAAAAACACTGGTGATATAGCAACAAATAAAGCTAAGACAGAAGAAAATAAAGAAGAAATAGATAGAAATGCTGGACAAATAAATCAAGCCCTAGAACTGGCAGATCACAATTCTGAATATATTGAGAATAACTCCAAAAGAATAGATGGATTAGAAAAAAAGGTGGATGGATTAGAAAGTAAGATGAATAAAGGGTTGGCTATGGCAGCAGCTACATCTTCAATAGTTTATCCACACCTGGGAAAAGGAGATTTAGGAATTGGAGCAGGGATAGGTGGATATGGTGGTTCACAGGCTATCGCAATTGGAGTAGCTATGCAGCCAACTGAAAATGTAAGAATAAATACCAATGTATCTACTTCTGATACTTCAGATACTATGTACGGTGCCGGTGTTGGTTACAAGTTTAACATCTTTGGAAGCTAAAGCCAGGAGCCCTTCGGGGCTCTTTTATAAAAAAAAGGGGCCAAAGCCCCTTATTATTCCATAATTCTTAAAACTTCATCTAGATAGAATACCTTTGAATTAGGACATCCACCGATAATTATTTTTTTATGTTCAGCCATAAAGAAATTGACCTTTGAAGCCGTTGACATTGAAATACCTACATCTTCCGAAATAAGTCTGTTAGTAAATACGGGATTTGCAATTATATAATCCACATATTCCTTTAAGATTTTATTCTCTTCAGCAAATTTTATCATCTCTTTATATAATTTAACTATTTCTCTTACTTTCTTTTCAGATCTTTGACACTGTTTTATTATACAGTTCAAAAAAAACCTTATCCAAGGTTCCCAATTATCGTTGTCCTTTACCTGGTCCAATAGACTATAATAATTATAAAAATCATCTTCAAATTCCTCTGAAATAAAGAACCCATTATCAACCATGCCGGCTTTACCGACATACAGTGACAAGAGAATATTCCCAATATTATCCGTATCAGTCCCATAGGGGTTTAAAATATGAAATTTAGCATAGATCACAGCTGCTTTCACCAGAGAGTCTAAATTAGCTATTTTATTTTTGTTAACAAATTCTTCAAGTTCAATTATTGCTGTCTTAACATCTTTTTCTAAATTTAATATGTTTTCATTTTTCACACTTCCCAAAGAAATTTTCGACTCCAAAATATCCAGGATTCTAGAATCAATTTTGTCACATGAATATTTTTTCCCTGCTGTGAGTGCTATATTATAGTTTATGGTTTTCTCCACTGAAGCAGAGCAATGTTTTTTTAACCTGCCTTCTAAAAAAGATCTTAAATCAACTTTTAAACCGGATAATTTACCGGCATTTATTGTCCCATTATATGTAGCCATTTTATAATATTGATTTTTTATTCCTGATTTATAGATAGATTTGTCTAAATTAAATAATGATTCTCTGGCTTTCACCGATAATTTTAGTAGTTCCAGTTCCGTTTTAGTGTCCAATATTATTTTTAACTTATCTAAATCACATAATTCCATTTTAAACTCCTTGTTAACTATAATTTTATAAAAAATACCTAATTGTATCGCTTATAATTATAACATATTATTTTATGTTTTATTATAACAATTAATCTCGTTCAAATTTCCTGATTTAATTTATTTCTATACATAAATTCCAAATAAATCATTTATAAATCTACATTTAAAATAGTATTTTAACTTAATACTACGACTTTATTACAAACTTCATACCTCTTAATTTTTTTATAATTTAAATCCAAAAAAAAGGAATTTTTAGAATTTTAAAGAAAATAATATCAACAGTTAAAAATTTACCAGGAAAAATGTACTTGAATTTTAAAATTATAAAAGCGGAGGTAATAATATGAATAATAAAAAACAAAATTGGAAAGAGAAATTAGATTATGAATATGAAGGTCATATCTATACTATGCAGGACACAGAGTTTGATAATGCAATCTTAGAAAGTTTTGACAATAACATGTATGAACTTTTTTTAGCAGTTAGATCTACAGATCATACCACTAATGGTTATAAAAAACTAATAAGAGCCATAGAAAATTTTAACAACCTCTGTGATGGTCAAAAAAATATTTTTGATCTGGATATAAGGTGTAAAGAGATCCGATAGAAACAGGAAGTGATACTATGTATGTCGCAGCTGTACAGATTGAAATAAGGCTTTCCTGAGCCAGGTTAAAGATAAAAGAAAATTTTGAATAAAAGTTCCCTTATTGAGGTCAAGCCCTTATAAATTATATATTAAAAAAATAAAAAGCAAGTAGTTTAAAAATAATAATAATTTATTTCAGAGAAAAAAACAAATTAAAAAAAGGAATTTTTTTCTTGTACTGGTATAGATATTTGTAACATTTTTTTATAAAACAAGGAGGCAAAATATGGCAAAATTATTTGAAATTTATAAGTGTGAACTCTGTGGAAACATTACTAAGATCTATCATGAAGCTGGTGGTACTTTAAGTTGCTGTGGGGCAGAAATGGTCCTTCAGGTAGAGAATACAACAGATGCTGCAGTTGAAAAACATGTTCCGGTTATAACTAAAATAGAAGGTGGATTTGAAGTTAAAGTAGGAGAAACTCTCCATCCTATGACTGAAGCTCACTATATCGAATGGATAGAACTAATTGTAGATGACTGCTGGGTAACTACTGCATTCTTAAAGCCTGGAGATGAGCCTAAAGTTACTTTTAAAGCATGTTCAGGAAAAAAAGTAGAAGCTAAAGCATACTGCAATTTACACGGATACTGGAAAGCAACGCTTTAATATTAAAAAACAGATAGTAAAAACAGGGATTAATTTCCCTGTTTTTTATTCTTTCGAAATCATCATTCGAAAAACCCCTAGATCTCAATATGTAGATTTTTAAAATTGACAACTGAGGAGGTCTAAGGTTATTCTATATTATCTAAAAATAGAAGGAGTATTGTATGAAGTTTAATTTACAAAAATTAATAGAAAATAAAAATTACCCGTATATATTAGGATTAATTTTATTTATCATCTATGTCATTTTAATGAGGATATGTTACCGGTTATTAAATAAACTAACTAGAAGGTCCCTGGTCTACTATAAAATTAAATTAGGAGATAAAATAACAGGGATAAAGATAGGAAACTATGAGGTTATAAACAGTAAGATGCAATTTGCCTTTATAAAGATAGTTTTAAAAGGTATTAAATTTTTAATCTTTGGGATAATATTAATCTTTAGTTTACCGGGTTTATTTTATTTTAACCCCACTACAAAAGATATGGTAAGCAGTTTATTTACCTTTGTTTCCGATCCCATAAAGATGATATTATTAAATATCATAGGAATCATACCAAATTTTATAACTATTGTTATCATTTTATTATTTGTTAAGTACCTTTTAAAATTTTTAAGATATTTAGCAGACGAGATCTCAAGCGGTTCAATGAAAGTAAATGGATTCTATCCGGAGTGGGCAAATCCTACATTTAATCTATCCAAACTATTTATATATATACTGACACTAACAATAGTATCTCCATACCTCCCAGGAGCTGGCTCACCTGCTTTTAAAGGTATTTCGATATTTGCAGGGATATTAATTTCACTGGGATCTAGTACTTATATAGGAAATGTAATTGCTGGATTTATTCTAACTTATATGAGATCTTACCAAGTGGGAGACCGTATTAAAGTAAATGAAATAACAGGAGATGTCGTAGAAAAAACCATCCTTGTAACCAGGATCAAAACTCCTAAAAATGAAAGGGTAACTGTCCCCAATGCCTCTATTTTATCGGGACATATAATAAATTATACTTATTCTGCTAGAAAATATAATATAATACTGCATACAAATATAACTATTGGATATGATGTAGACTGGCGACTGGTTCACAAACTACTTGTGAAATCTGCTCAGTCAATCGATGGTGTATTGAGTACTCCAAAACCATTTGTCCTGCAAAAAGCATTGGGAGATTTTTATGTTGAATATGAGATCAATTTATATACTTCTGAAGAAAAAAAGATGCAGAAGATTATGTCAGATCTTCATGCTAATATCCAGGATAATTTCCATGGAGAAGGGATAGAAATTATGTCACCACACTACAGGGTTCACCGTAATAATGAAGATGTGGCTATACCTAGTAAATACATCAAAACAGAAAATGAGTAAAACTATATAAAAATTTTAAGTTTTTATAAAAAAGGTAGTAAAAAAGATTTTATTCTTTCTTAACTACCTTTTTTATTTCTAGTATTTTTGATAATTATTTAAAAATATCAGGGTAATTTGTAATTATCCCATCTATACCAAAAGAATCTAAGATTTTTGCTTCTTCTACTGTATTAACTGTCCAGGCATAAGTTTTGATATTATTTTTCTTTAGTTCATCCACGTTTTTTTTACTTATAAATTCCCCTCCACAATGAACACTATACAGATCAAAATTAGAAGTATAATTTGTTATGTCCAATAAACCTGCAGTTATAAGTAATCCTACTTGTATTTCTGACTTTATCTCTTTGATTCTCTTTATGATCCTATGATCAAAGGATGAGATAATTATATTGCTGTTAATTCTAGATTTTTTTTCTAAAATTTCTACAACTTTTTCTTCTATTTGGTTGACCTCTCCATGGCGAACTTTAATTTCTATATTCAGTAATTTTTCTTTTGGAATAATACCTAATAATTCTTCTAAGGTCAGTACTTTTTCCCCTTTAAACTCCTTTGAAAACCAGATTCCAATATCTAAAATTTTTAATTCCGCTAAAGTCTGATCTTTTAAGAAACCATTCCCGTTAGAAGTTCTCCCCAATGACCAGTCATGAAAGACTACAACCTTATTATCTTTTGTCAGCTGAACATCCACTTCAAAGCCGTCACATCCTCGTTTTAATCCCTCTAAAATAGAGGCTTCAGTATTTTCTGGGGCATATCCTGATGCCCCCCTGTGTGCTATAATTTTCATCTCTTTCTCCTTTTTATTTTTATATTATTATTAATGTATATACCTAATGTTTAGTATTGTCAATTTATATTCCCCCCCTCATAAAAATATTTAACTAAAAAAACTTTTATTTCATGATAAAATAAATAATATAATTTTTATCGCCATTCAATGGGATAAGATTGAAGTAAAAATTTAAAAAATGGGGGAAAGAGGTTGGAAAAAATTAAGATTTTAGGGATGGAAGAAATTCCACTATATGAAAATATAAAAGTAATCGATGGTGCTTTTGTCTATGGAGAAGAGGTTGGGACATATACAATCGTTAAAACCCGTTACAGTCATTATAATGAGCCGTTGGTAGCAATATTAAATACAGATGATTCAATGAGTTCCGATGACCCGCAAAATAGCATCCCTAAAGATTATTTTATACTAGGTGAGATGGATACTCCAGTAAGAAAAGGTAACTTAGGTATTTTTTCATACAATGGAGAATGTATAGTCAGAAGATTAAAAATTTCAGGGAAAAATGCTGTTTTAGAGGCTTTTAATAAAGATTATTCTGATATCAATGTAGAAGATAAGGATGAATTTTATATTCTTGCAAAAGTTATAGAAGCTTCCAGAAATTTTTAAAAAATTTAGTACCATAAGATAAAGAATTATAAAGGAGATTAATATATGAAAATAAAATCATTACACCATATCTGCATCCAAACAGAGTGCTATAAAGAATCTAAAGAATTCTATACTGAAATTTTAG is from Psychrilyobacter atlanticus DSM 19335 and encodes:
- a CDS encoding glycerophosphodiester phosphodiesterase, encoding MKIIAHRGASGYAPENTEASILEGLKRGCDGFEVDVQLTKDNKVVVFHDWSLGRTSNGNGFLKDQTLAELKILDIGIWFSKEFKGEKVLTLEELLGIIPKEKLLNIEIKVRHGEVNQIEEKVVEILEKKSRINSNIIISSFDHRIIKRIKEIKSEIQVGLLITAGLLDITNYTSNFDLYSVHCGGEFISKKNVDELKKNNIKTYAWTVNTVEEAKILDSFGIDGIITNYPDIFK
- a CDS encoding helix-turn-helix domain-containing protein; the protein is MKELNILIGQNLKSIRKSQNLSLDEAAAATGVSKPMLGQIERGISNPTVTTLWKIASGLKVPFSEFMKEPELSYQFVSPLDIEPIMECDENMKIYTMFSYNDNFEILYVDLEPGCVHFSPKHPNEVEEYVFVFEGVLRVKIGKESITLKTGEALKFRANVDHEYSNLENVKCRFQNINVYHKN
- a CDS encoding YadA-like family protein, producing the protein MKKKVLLLGTLAILSTGSYGIDMESYGMFRKTNLENFKKTENMIDSVERLGATVVRDKVSESDAIKGFGKAQEADQKAQSEAFDKVVDGVLGNKDAIESNEATLKSMKSDLFTRNEEGDLVPQSGVNREDIATLGKNMDGVNEKIDGVDLKTELNSHAIDGMAVGLDIESGRIDNVETTLGKHAEELARLDDVDQQLADKDKKLEAVDADLKEKDEKLEIVDATMQSNMRDIAKHNGAIYEEGVTYRDGAPVVKADANRGRIETLELARATTEEQTTKNTGDIATNKAKTEENKEEIDRNAGQINQALELADHNSEYIENNSKRIDGLEKKVDGLESKMNKGLAMAAATSSIVYPHLGKGDLGIGAGIGGYGGSQAIAIGVAMQPTENVRINTNVSTSDTSDTMYGAGVGYKFNIFGS
- a CDS encoding S24 family peptidase, translating into MEKIKILGMEEIPLYENIKVIDGAFVYGEEVGTYTIVKTRYSHYNEPLVAILNTDDSMSSDDPQNSIPKDYFILGEMDTPVRKGNLGIFSYNGECIVRRLKISGKNAVLEAFNKDYSDINVEDKDEFYILAKVIEASRNF
- a CDS encoding mechanosensitive ion channel family protein encodes the protein MKFNLQKLIENKNYPYILGLILFIIYVILMRICYRLLNKLTRRSLVYYKIKLGDKITGIKIGNYEVINSKMQFAFIKIVLKGIKFLIFGIILIFSLPGLFYFNPTTKDMVSSLFTFVSDPIKMILLNIIGIIPNFITIVIILLFVKYLLKFLRYLADEISSGSMKVNGFYPEWANPTFNLSKLFIYILTLTIVSPYLPGAGSPAFKGISIFAGILISLGSSTYIGNVIAGFILTYMRSYQVGDRIKVNEITGDVVEKTILVTRIKTPKNERVTVPNASILSGHIINYTYSARKYNIILHTNITIGYDVDWRLVHKLLVKSAQSIDGVLSTPKPFVLQKALGDFYVEYEINLYTSEEKKMQKIMSDLHANIQDNFHGEGIEIMSPHYRVHRNNEDVAIPSKYIKTENE
- a CDS encoding YczE/YyaS/YitT family protein is translated as MKKEMLKYLKLFLGLFICSLGIIVIIKSNLGFSPWDVLHQGISKISDLTIGQASIFVGFIVITLDFFLGERIGSGSILNIIFLGTFMDLILYLDIVPLSNNMFTGIFMMFLGMFILSIGCYLYISPGLGCGPRDALMVALTKKTKFSVGTVRNIIEISVLIAGYLMGGYAGVGTVITALFTGSFIQGVFRLFKFDVKSVVHRDIRSEAILLKRYVVNR
- a CDS encoding desulfoferrodoxin: MAKLFEIYKCELCGNITKIYHEAGGTLSCCGAEMVLQVENTTDAAVEKHVPVITKIEGGFEVKVGETLHPMTEAHYIEWIELIVDDCWVTTAFLKPGDEPKVTFKACSGKKVEAKAYCNLHGYWKATL